From one Lolium rigidum isolate FL_2022 chromosome 4, APGP_CSIRO_Lrig_0.1, whole genome shotgun sequence genomic stretch:
- the LOC124646441 gene encoding uncharacterized protein LOC124646441 translates to MRRWCCSSAGGLARRLLSPSSTTVVHARPPLPSLPFRRHHFHAPLPVMASLFHSAAAASIVRPPLMAMQVRQYAVKGRSRAPITPTISKVKKYKMKAPSSMKFRFRTMNDGQIRRWHAGKRHNAHQKSKSAKRRLRKPALVHLAYAKVIKKLNFSG, encoded by the exons ATGCGGCGGTggtgctgctcctccgccggcggtctcgcccgccgcctcctctccccctcctccaccaccgtcgTCCATGCCCGTCCACCCCTGCCCTCCCTCCCCTTCCGCCGCCACCACTTCCACGCCCCTCTGCCCGTCATGGCCTCGCTGTTCCACTCCGCGGCAGCCGCTTCCATCGTCCGGCCTCCGCTGATGGCGATGCAGGTGCGCCAATACGCCGTCAAGGGCAGGTCCCGCGCGCCGATTACGCCCACCATCTCCAAAGTCAAGAAATACAAGATGAAGGCCCCCTC GTCCATGAAGTTCCGCTTCCGAACCATGAACGACGGCCAGATCCGCAGGTGGCACGCTGGCAAGCGCCACAATGCGCACCAAAAG TCCAAGTCAGCAAAACGAAGACTTCGGAAGCCTGCTTTGGTGCATTTGGCTTATGCAAAAGTTATAAAGAAGCTCAACTTCTCCGGCTAG
- the LOC124647837 gene encoding uncharacterized protein LOC124647837: MGLLIWTVQDKTTISIKVQTYAVSLICSILRLYMFVCHELVTAQPRPSIPHAHIYNKNSLSSLTYAVSGHRSIMCDLFWLSPGEQGDLSDVVRASLHPLHHHQLPTTLASPFLQPEEEYNSLLLQEGSGGGGLVVSHGDDEQLGMVAMMMMGGNTRPTSDHRVASTHPPTTTVCPQARQEPLPGMIRRPDIDREGDVVVAPEIGDRLQDMSIVHHPRVSAAMKPRKSHTKKVVCIPAPTAAPGVGGRPSTTGEVVPSDLWAWRKYGQKPIKGSPYPRGYYRCSSSKGCPARKQVERSRTDPNMLVITYTSDHNHPWPTQRNALAGSTRPVAKNNVPSSSSAAAAAGPTHNSITNVDRDNVHHQLKQEDDLDLFADMDALNIFSSITKIQEDDSKEQLFDPFSSSFSDYL, translated from the exons atggggctGTTGATTTGGACCGTGCAAGACAAGACCACTATCTCTATCAAGGTGCAGACATATGCAGTTTCTCTTATTTGTAGTATATTGAGATTATATATGTTTGTGTGCCACGAATTAGTCACTGCGCAG CCCCGGCCTTCCATTCCTCATGCACATATATACAACAAGAACTCTCTCAGCTCACTCACCTATGCAGTAAG TGGCCATCGATCGATCATGTGTGACTTGTTTTGGCTATCACCGGGCGAGCAAGGAGATCTCTCCGATGTTGTCAGGGCAAGCCTGCACCCGCTTCACCATCACCAGCTGCCAACAACCCTTGCCTCCCCCTTTCTGCAGCCGGAGGAGGAGTACAACTCGCTGCTGCTGCAAGAAGGAAGCGGTGGAGGTGGCCTGGTCGTCAGCCATGGCGATGATGAGCAGTTGGggatggtggcaatgatgatgatgggTGGCAATACTAGGCCAACGTCTGATCATCGGGTGGCCTCTACACATCCACCGACGACAACGGTGTGTCCACAGGCACGTCAAGAGCCACTGCCCGGGATGATTCGTCGGCCGGATATCGACAGAGAAGGCGACGTCGTGGTGGCGCCGGAGATTGGTGATCGTCTCCAGGACATGTCGATAGTTCATCACCCACGTGTCTCTGCTGCAATGAAGCCAAG AAAGAGCCATACGAAGAAGGTGGTGTGCATCCCGGCGCCGACGGCGGCCCCAGGagtgggtggccggccaagcaccACAGGCGAGGTGGTGCCCTCCGACCTGTGGGCGTGGAGGAAGTACGGGCAGAAGCCGATCAAGGGGTCCCCGTACCCGAGAGGCTACTACCGCTGCAGCAGCTCCAAGGGATGCCCGGCGAGGAAGCAGGTGGAGCGCAGCCGCACCGACCCAAACATGCTCGTCATCACCTACACCTCCGACCACAACCACCCGTGGCCGACCCAGCGCAACGCCCTCGCCGGATCAACACGCCCCGTGGCCAAGAACAACGTCCCATCTTCTTCCTCGGCCGCTGCGGCTGCAGGTCCAACTCACAATAGTATCACCAACGTGGACCGTGATAATGTTCATCACCAGTTGAAGCAAGAGGACGACTTGGACCTGTTTGCAGACATGGACGCCCTTAATATCTTCTCCTCCATCACCAAGATTCAGGAAGATGACAGCAAGGAGCAGCTGTTCGATCCATTCAGCTCTAGCTTCTCCGACTACCTCTAA